A genomic region of Arachis hypogaea cultivar Tifrunner chromosome 5, arahy.Tifrunner.gnm2.J5K5, whole genome shotgun sequence contains the following coding sequences:
- the LOC112801330 gene encoding cytochrome P450 76T24, protein MDAVTSNYYYYALVFLLTCIIIHVLTSLINGRSNHKLPPGPYPRPIVGNLFQLGENPHRSLSNLAKIHGPIMTLKLGQVTTIIISSPEMAKEVLQTHDHSLSDRPIPQSLTVLDHAYYGIGFLPNSSPLWRYLRRICNNQLFTNKALDASKFLRQKKLKELVNDVYHSSQTGEAIDIGKAAFKTGINFLSNTIFSIDFAQSINDAGDYKDIVVSILKATGSPNLADFFPLLRFLDPQGIKRSYGICIRKLFVLFDKLIEERLKMREGVNYATNNDMLDALLDISQEEDSKVMDKQQIKHLLHDLFVAGTDTTSYSLEWAMAELIHNPDIMSKAKKEVEEAVGIGNPVTESDIATLPYLQAIIKETLRLHPPAPLLLPRKAKVSVELINGYTIPKGANIMINVFAIGRHQETWENPTLFSPDRFMGTNVDVKGKDFQLTPFGSGRRICPGLPLAMRMLHLMLGTLINTFDWKLENGMKPKEMNMEDVIGGNALRKKDPLRVIPVKIIN, encoded by the exons ATGGATGCAGTGacttctaattattattattatgctttagtttttcttttaacaTGCATTATAATCCATGTTTTAACTTCACTCATCAATGGAAGATCAAACCATAAACTTCCACCAGGTCCTTACCCTCGTCCCATAGTTGGAAACCTCTTTCAATTGGGTGAAAATCCTCACCGTTCGTTGAGCAACCTTGCAAAGATTCATGGCCCAATAATGACCTTAAAGCTTGGCCAAGTAACAACCATAATAATCTCTTCACCGGAAATGGCCAAAGAGGTTCTCCAAACCCATGATCATTCACTTTCTGATCGTCCCATTCCCCAATCCTTAACCGTCCTGGATCATGCTTATTATGGCATAGGGTTCTTACCCAATTCATCACCTCTCTGGAGATACTTGAGAAGAATATGCAACAATCAACTCTTCACAAACAAGGCTCTAGATGCAAGCAAATTCTTAAGGCAAAAGAAACTTAAAGAACTTGTCAATGATGTCTATCATAGTAGCCAAACCGGTGAAGCAATAGATATTGGTAAAGCGGCTTTCAAAACCGGGATTAACTTTTTATCAAACACTATTTTCTCCATAGATTTCGCTCAATCTATAAATGATGCCGGAGATTACAAAGATATAGTGGTGAGTATCTTGAAAGCTACCGGGTCACCaaatttggctgatttttttccGTTGTTGAGGTTTCTTGACCCACAAGGCATCAAAAGGAGCTATGGAATTTGCATTAGGAAGTTGTTTGTTCTCTTTGACAAGTTGATTGAGGAAAGGTTGAAGATGCGAGAAGGGGTGAATTATGCAACCAACAATGACATGTTGGATGCTTTGCTTGACATCTCCCAAGAAGAGGATAGCAAAGTCATGGACAAACAACAGATTAAACACTTACTCCAT GATTTATTTGTTGCCGGAACCGATACAACTTCATATTCATTAGAATGGGCAATGGCTGAGTTAATTCATAATCCAGATATTATGTCAAAGGCCaaaaaagaagttgaagaagctgTTGGAATTGGAAACCCAGTAACAGAATCAGACATTGCAACACTCCCTTACTTGCAAGCAATAATAAAAGAAACCCTACGCTTGCACCCACCAGCACCACTCTTGCTTCCTAGAAAAGCTAAGGTTTCTGTGGAACTCATCAATGGCTACACCATTCCAAAGGGTGCAAACATCATGATCAATGTGTTTGCCATTGGTAGGCATCAAGAGACTTGGGAAAATCCAACTCTGTTTTCACCAGACAGGTTTATGGGAACAAATGTTGATGTTAAGGGAAAGGATTTTCAGCTGACACCATTTGGAAGTGGTAGAAGAATTTGTCCCGGGTTGCCATTGGCTATGAGGATGTTGCATTTGATGTTGGGAACTTTGATTAATACTTTTGATTGGAAGCTTGAAAATGGTATGAAACCTAAAGAAATGAACATGGAGGATGTTATTGGAGGAAATGCTCTTAGAAAGAAAGATCCATTGAGAGTTATTCCagtcaaaattattaattaa